Part of the Caulifigura coniformis genome, TTCAGCGTGGCGATGCGACGAACGTCGACGCGACAGGAGCTATAGAACTTCAAGGCACGGCCGCCGGGGGTCGTTTCCGGGCTGCCGAACATGACGCCGATCTTTTCGCGGATCTGGTTGATGAAGATCACGCAGGTCTTGGACTTGGCGATGGCGCCGGTCAGCTTTCGCATGGCCTGGCTCATCATGCGGGCCTGGAGTCCGACGTGCTTGTCGCCGATCTCGCCATCGAGTTCCGCCTTGGGGACGAGGGCGGCCACCGAGTCGACGACGATGATGTCGACCGCGTTGGACTTGATGAGCATTTCGGCGATCTGCAGCGCTTCTTCGCCATAGGACGGCTGGCTGACCAGCAGTTCTTCCAGGTTCACGCCAAGCTTTTTGGCCCAGGCGGGGTCGAGCGCGTGTTCGGCGTCAATGAAGGCCGCAATGCCTCCGGCCTTCTGGGCACTGGCGACGGCGTGCAGGGCGATGGTGGTTTTACCACTGGATTCCGGCCCGAAGAGTTCGATGATGCGGCCCTTGGGGAAGCCGTAGCCACCGAGGGCGATGTCGGCCGAGAGGGCTCCCGTGGAGATACCCTCAATGGCGACTCCCTGGTCGGAGAGCCGCATGATCGAGCCTTCGCCGAAGCTCTTTTCGATCTGGCCGAGTGTGTTCTGGAGGAGGGCCTGGTGTTCGTCAGCGGGCGAAGTCTTGCGGGGAGCGGCTTTGGCCATGAGAGAGCCCTTGTGGGGAGGCTTTGGAACGTTGATCGCGTGATTGATACAAGTGTACAGTACTCTATCGGCACGCCGCTGATGGATCAAGAGATCAATCTTTCAGGCAGGGCGAGTCACTTTTTCACAACAGGTTGACGGTCGTTACCGCAGATCATGTTGCGGCAACGACGAACTGGCCCATCTTGAAAAAGTGACCAGCCTTGTGCGCAACCCTCAGGCTTGTGCAGGGATTGGGAACACTGCGGAGGTATTTGACGCCGAGGGGGCGAGGAGGGCGCGTTGTGTGGGTGGTACTGTACTCCTCGCCCTCTTTCCCTGCGGAAGTTTCGCGGAGGGATCGGGAGAGCGTGCGTGGTGCAGACAGGGAGCCGGCCGGGCCGAGGTGTGTGACGACAGGTTGACGGTGGTTGTGTTCATAGAGCCTCCATCATGACGGGGGCGGTTGCGCGGGGGGGGCCCGGTACTCGGTACTCGGGAGTGCTTTGGCGGGTGGGGATTTGGGCAGGGCGACTCACTTTTTCACAGTCGGTCGTCTCTCGTCAGCGCAGGTCATTTTGCGGCAATGACGCACGCCAATGACGAACTGGCCCATCCTGAAAAAGTGACCGGCCTTGCGCGTCAGGCCGTTCCCGGCGGGTCTCCGAGCATGGAGTGCGTCTTAATGTGGGGGAGTGTACAAGTCGGCCTGTTTGCCCTGAAGATTCAATCCAGGCACGAGTTGCACCGCTTTCGGGCGGCAAGTTGATTGCGGACCGCGGGCGAGGCGACTGTCGCAGCTAGTTCTGGCCTGTTGCATGATTCCTCCATCGAGACGTGCGGGGTTGCGCGCCGGAGGACACCGGGCATAGTGAACGCCCCCCTTCCGCAGCAGCCCGGCGCCGGCCCGCCATCACAGGTGGCTGATGCTGGAAAATATGGACACGACTGAGGCTCCGATGGAGTAGGCCCCGAGCGCCAAGGCCGCCGAGAGCGTCGACCGCCACCGCGACTGGCACCACCAGCAGCCGATGGCCGCCAGAAAGAGCTGGCTCAGCAGGCAAACCAGCAACCAGATCGCGAGTTCGTCCTGCAGTACCCCGCGATGACGGGCTGCAATGGCGCCGCCGATCACGATTAGCAACGAAGGCATCGCCTGGATGCAACACCAGCACCGGAACCGGCCGGACTCCCCGGCACCGGGTGATTCGTTTTTCCGCCCACTCCACGCCAACAGAAACGCAGCCCCCAACAGCGCCCCAGTGACCGGAGCAAACATGACTGCTCCCATGAAGGCGAACAAAGCGATCATCAGGAACTCGGCCATGGGGATCCCGTCCCCTTTCGGGCGCGAGGTCAGGTGGACTGTTTGAGAGCGACCTTTGTTCCGAGCCCCGATGCGGCGGCCCAGAAGAGAATCGGGATCAGCGGCGCATGAAAATGGTGAACAGGGGCCGGGACCTGCATCGCCAGGTCGTTCATCAACAACAGCAGGAACAGCGGAGCTGCCACCAGCAGCCGCCCCGGCGAGCGCAGCGGCAGGAATCCGATCGGCAGCAGGAGCCGCAGGGCGTACACCAGTGCGGCGGGCGTGACGATCGTCGAGAACACAAGCGGCCAATCGGTCAGCAATGTCACAATGATTTCGCGGGGGCTGTTGCCGAATTTCGAGAAATAGCTGGCCGTGTGGACCGTTGCCCCGCCGCGAAACCAGGGGATGACGACGTTCAGGGCGAACCAGAGATAGGCGATGCTGAAGAGGAAGAGACCGATGCCGAAGATCAATTGGCGGCGGTTCGCGAGCGACTCCGGAGTGGCGGGCGTTCTCTGGCCCCTCATCCGGCCTTCGGCCACCTTCTCCCCGGTCGAGGGTACTGAGTCATCAAGCTGTGCACGGGGAGAAGGATTGGGGCGGGAAGTGCAGAACGCGTGGACGGCGAAGTAGGCGCCGAGGAGGGCGATCGGGATGGCCCAGTCCTCCTGGGCGGAAAGGGTGATTGCGAGCCAGAACGTGGCCCAGCCGTAGCGGCGGCGCTCAAGGAGAT contains:
- the recA gene encoding recombinase RecA, which translates into the protein MAKAAPRKTSPADEHQALLQNTLGQIEKSFGEGSIMRLSDQGVAIEGISTGALSADIALGGYGFPKGRIIELFGPESSGKTTIALHAVASAQKAGGIAAFIDAEHALDPAWAKKLGVNLEELLVSQPSYGEEALQIAEMLIKSNAVDIIVVDSVAALVPKAELDGEIGDKHVGLQARMMSQAMRKLTGAIAKSKTCVIFINQIREKIGVMFGSPETTPGGRALKFYSSCRVDVRRIATLKDGEETTGIRMRIKVVKNKVAPPFRVAEFDMLGSRGISTEGDIIDLATAQGLLTKSGAWFNYGENRIGQGRDKARAYLEENPKVTAELRAKVLESFHAGNRVETSSGRGSSADAGD